Proteins found in one Homalodisca vitripennis isolate AUS2020 chromosome 4, UT_GWSS_2.1, whole genome shotgun sequence genomic segment:
- the LOC124359757 gene encoding LOW QUALITY PROTEIN: ubiquitin-like domain-containing CTD phosphatase 1 (The sequence of the model RefSeq protein was modified relative to this genomic sequence to represent the inferred CDS: deleted 1 base in 1 codon), which translates to MPENDCQLSLLKIKPGFKIMMMGSLEEDIADASTPPEDLPEVFDDFDIEDEEEVAIESKDVYLAKVDKRIREYDVKLLNEPRPGKKLLVLDIDYTLFDHRSVAETGYELMRPYLHEFLTSAYKDYDIAIWSATSMKWIERKMELLGVSNNNAYKIIFYLDYLAMISVHTPKYGVVQVKPLGVIWGKFPQYTPANTIMFDDIRRNFLMNPNNGLRIRAFRQAHINRTSDKELLKLAKYLKEIAHLEDLCSVNHRNWEKLVTKKRKEKKKKKKRSGNEFVLPDSTTGSGLEGSSSMDFDSENVDSSEGSGMTDNSGSDSGSLDGANP; encoded by the exons ATGCCTGAAAATGATTGTCAGCTTTCTCTCTTGAAAATTAAGCCAGGATTCAAAATAATGATGATGGGATCACTGGAAGAAGATATTGCAGATGCCAGCACTCCCCCAGAAGATCTCCCAGAAGTTTTTGATGACTTCGATATTGAAGACGAGGAAGAGGTTGCAATAGAGAGCAAAGACGTATATTTGGCCAAAGTTGACAAAAGAATTCGAGAATATGAT GTAAAGTTGTTAAACGAACCAAGGCCTGGTAAAAAACTACTTGTTCTTGATATTGATTACACACTGTTCGACCACCGCTCTGTGGCAGAGACTGGCTATGAACTGATGCGACCATACTTACATGAGTTTCTTACTTCTGCATATAAA GATTATGACATTGCAATTTGGTCAGCTACAAGCATGAAATGGATAGAGAGAAAAATGGAACTACTAGGAGTCTCAAATAATAAtgcttacaaaataattttctacctAGACTACTTAGCGATGATTTCAGTTCATACACCAAAATATGGAGTAGTTCAG GTGAAGCCACTTGGGGTGATATGGGGCAAGTTCCCACAATACACGCCTGCTAACACCATTATG TTTGATGACATACGGCGCAACTTCCTGATGAATCCCAATAATGGCCTCCGTATCCGTGCATTCCGCCAAGCCCACATCAATCGCACAAGTGATAAGGAACTTCTAAAGCTCGCAAAGTACTTGAAAGAGATCGCACATCTTGAAGACTTATGTTCAGTCAACCATAGGAACTGGGAAAAGTTGGTTACTAAGAAGCGCAaagagaaaaagaagaagaagaaacgtTCAGGAAATGAGTTTGTGCTTCCGGATTCAACAACGGGGTCTGGTCTCGAAGGTAGCAGCTCAATGGACTTTGATAGTGAGAATGTGGATAGTTCAGAAGGAAGTGGAATGACAGACAACAGTGGTAGTGACAGTGGATCTCTTGATGGTGCTAATCCATAG
- the LOC124359758 gene encoding uncharacterized protein LOC124359758, with product MDAGEGFLCHQCGKMFYRLSTLESHTKWKHMEKTNEFMCDQCGRTFQKKYNLIKHLESGIHDVSETVKCALCEFRAQNRKIMGEHYQHFHGISLKESNAYFKTADEFYLWKNEFESRTKSRFVKMSSSRKRKNGFIRSTYFCHRDGNFIPKGRNLRHLKVKGSNKINAHCPAKMDVDIGERIVIVSYVTTHLGHELDVTRMSLDRIDRAVIANKLAHRVPFEQILYEINSSPDSQLKRVNYLTRKDLWNIVDNFKINPKNVVYSKTRLRRKKKIEKPKKEPKKKKICYKYTNQKSDNTDGNEIMINNGEEVNYATDGQVIAINQGDEENIIICPVLKEENEEYTQEYALVSDEAGGTYYIVNAEGELQSISGHHVIYTEDGEVKLCETSSEIKNEELSQQNPSVLLVQESMEDNVHKLVTLNESYCLTSDHIQVNKEHSGSPITLSGKTAVNITSESDNSDRNKAFLPKQKSIVHINVDNFPENEQTIKTEKEIDCDLDIPLKENISNEDLGNQQLTVEGEVLEVENNPEYEVTIANYEEGEENGYVIVTADEDFKQCTVISDIGATEHEFGQSDYPLKTTENVTVKDEDSVQTTFKEEVVDTYVLGEEESTAVLEEEPQWNEKRKEVLNKLLNVHNMINNEKQLKVFSKNISSLEHVLKALSKCDEPVPQPSGSNIPCEKSKEEGSPKHSCR from the coding sequence ATGGATGCTGGGGAAGGATTTCTCTGTCATCAATGTGGGAAAATGTTTTATAGACTGTCAACCTTAGAGTCTCATACAAAATGGAAACATATGGAGAAAACAAATGAATTTATGTGTGATCAGTGTGGAAGAACTTTccaaaaaaagtataatttaattaaacatttagaaaGTGGAATACATGATGTTTCAGAGACGGTTAAATGTGCATTGTGTGAATTCAGAGctcaaaacagaaaaattatgGGAGAACATTATCAACATTTTCATGGGATTTCTTTGAAGGAAagtaatgcatattttaaaacagCAGATGAATTTTACTTATGGAAGAATGAGTTTGAAAGTCGAACTAAATCTAGATTTGTTAAAATGTCAAGCTCACGTAAAAGGAAGAATGGTTTCATTAGGAGCACTTACTTTTGTCACAGAGACGGAAATTTTATACCGAAAGGAAGAAATCTAAGACATCTTAAAGTAAAaggatcaaataaaataaatgcccACTGTCCAGCAAAGATGGATGTTGATATTGGTGAACGAATTGTTATTGTGTCTTATGTTACTACACATTTAGGTCATGAGTTGGATGTTACTCGCATGAGTCTAGATCGTATAGACAGAGCTGTAATTGCCAACAAACTAGCTCATAGAGTTCCTTTTGAACAAATCTTATATGAAATTAATAGTTCACCGGATTCTCAGTTGAAGAGAGTAAACTATTTAACAAGAAAAGATTTATGGAACATTGtagataatttcaaaataaatccaaaaaatgtAGTTTACAGTAAAACTCGTTTAaggagaaagaaaaaaattgagaaaCCTAAAAAGGaaccaaaaaagaaaaagatATGTTACAAGTACACAAATCAAAAATCAGACAACACAGatggaaatgaaataatgataaataatggaGAAGAAGTGAATTATGCCACAGATGGTCAAGTAATTGCGATAAATCAGGgagatgaagaaaatattattatttgtccAGTCCTCAAGGAGGAGAACGAAGAATACACTCAGGAATATGCACTGGTATCAGATGAAGCTGGTGGCACTTATTACATTGTCAATGCAGAGGGAGAGCTCCAGAGTATCAGCGGACATCATGTGATATACACAGAAGATGGTGAAGTCAAGTTATGTGAAACATCTAGTGAAATTAAGAATGAAGAGCTTTCTCAACAAAATCCATCTGTACTTCTTGTTCAAGAATCTATGGAAGATAATGTACATAAGTTAGTTACATTAAATGAATCGTATTGTCTAACGAGTGATCACATTCAAGTTAACAAAGAACATAGTGGAAGTCCAATTACATTATCAGGTAAAACAGCAGTCAATATAACCTCAGAGTCAGACAATAGtgatagaaataaagcttttctaccaaaacaaaaatctattgtacatataaatgttgataatttTCCAGAAAATGAGCAAACTATTAAAACCGAGAAAGAAATTGATTGTGATTTAGACATACCGTTGAAAGAGAATATTAGTAATGAAGATTTGGGAAATCAGCAATTAACAGTTGAAGGTGAAGTGCTAGAGGTGGAAAACAACCCAGAATATGAAGTTACTATAGCAAATTATGAAGAAGGAGAAGAAAATGGATATGTCATTGTAACAGCTGATGAAGATTTTAAACAGTGTACGGTAATTTCAGATATAGGTGCCACTGAACATGAATTTGGTCAGAGTGATTACCCACTCAAGACTACAGAGAATGTTACGGTGAAAGATGAAGATTCTGTGCAAACAACATTTAAAGAAGAAGTAGTTGACACATATGTTTTGGGTGAAGAGGAATCCACAGCTGTTTTAGAAGAGGAACCTCAATGGAATGAGAAAAGAAAAGAAGTgcttaataaattgttaaatgtacATAATATGATTAACAATGAAAAGCAATTAAAAGTTTTCAGCAAAAACATTTCTTCACTAGAGCATGTTTTAAAAGCTTTATCAAAATGTGATGAACCAGTGCCACAACCGTCTGGATCTAATATTCCATGTGAAAAGAGTAAAGAGGAGGGAAGCCCAAAGCATTCTTGTAGGTAG